From a region of the Corallococcus coralloides DSM 2259 genome:
- a CDS encoding RNA polymerase sigma factor, with amino-acid sequence MDWDPDTQAMLKVAAGDKQAFAWLFDRHHASVARFAFRFVGDAARAEELTQDIFVKLYRHARAYKPTAKFKTFLFRVATNHCLNELRRGEYRVARLTAEAPAEEDVGAMRMPGPDGDRPDQALSGRELEAAVGLALKGLSDRERAAFTMCRFEGMAYRDIAEALEASEAAVKSLIHRATLAVARRIEALQAGTVPARSRA; translated from the coding sequence ATGGATTGGGACCCGGACACGCAGGCGATGCTGAAGGTGGCGGCGGGCGACAAGCAGGCCTTCGCCTGGCTCTTCGACCGGCACCACGCGAGCGTGGCGCGCTTCGCGTTCCGCTTCGTGGGGGACGCGGCGCGGGCGGAGGAGCTCACGCAGGACATCTTCGTGAAGCTCTACCGCCACGCGCGCGCCTACAAGCCCACGGCGAAGTTCAAGACGTTCCTCTTCCGGGTGGCGACGAACCACTGCCTCAACGAGCTGCGGCGCGGCGAGTACCGCGTGGCGCGCCTCACGGCGGAGGCCCCGGCGGAGGAAGACGTGGGCGCGATGCGGATGCCAGGGCCCGACGGAGACAGGCCCGACCAGGCGCTGAGCGGCCGGGAGCTGGAGGCGGCGGTGGGCCTGGCCCTGAAGGGCTTGAGCGACCGCGAGCGGGCCGCGTTCACCATGTGCCGCTTCGAGGGCATGGCGTACCGGGACATCGCCGAGGCGCTGGAGGCGAGCGAGGCCGCCGTGAAGAGCCTCATCCACCGGGCCACCCTGGCGGTGGCGCGCAGGATTGAAGCGTTGCAGGCGGGCACCGTGCCCGCGAGGAGCCGGGCATGA